From one Amia ocellicauda isolate fAmiCal2 chromosome 17, fAmiCal2.hap1, whole genome shotgun sequence genomic stretch:
- the LOC136712586 gene encoding Golgi apparatus membrane protein TVP23 homolog A isoform X1 has translation MKQALVDDTEDVSLDFGAEEEELALRKTKIRHPLATFFHLFFRISAIVTYLFCDWFSKSFVACFVMIIALLSCDFWSVKNVTGRLLVGLRWWNQIDEDGKSHWVFEARKSSPQNKAPSTEAEARIFWLGLIVCPLIWTGFFFSTLFSLKLKWLALVIAGISLQAANLYGYIRCKVGGQEGITTSASSFLGQQFPQRVGRTANSDLNKQTHNFT, from the exons ATGAAGCAG GCACTGGTCGACGACACGGAGGATGTCTCTCTAGATTTCGGAGCCGAAGAAGAGGAGCTCGCTTTAAGGAAAACCAAAATAAG ACATCCTCTGGCAACGTTTTTCCACCTGTTTTTCCGAATAAGCGCCATTGTTACCTACCTGTTCTGTGACTGGTTCAGCAAGAGCTTCGTGGCCTGTTTCGTGATGATCATTGCCCTGCTGTCCTGTGACTTCTGGTCAGTTAAG AACGTAACCGGGAGACTCCTGGTGGGACTGCGATGGTGGAATCAGATTGACGAGGATGGGAAGAGCCACTGGGTGTTCGAAGCAAGAAAG TCGTCCCCTCAGAACAAGGCCCCCTCCACGGAGGCAGAGGCTCGAATCTTCTGGCTGGGCCTCATCGTCTGTCCGCTCATCTGGACCGGCTTCTTTTTCAGCACGCTCTTCTCCTTGAAGCTGAAATGGCTG GCTCTGGTCATTGCGGGGATCTCTCTTCAGGCTGCCAATCTCTACGGCTATATCCGCTGTAAGGTTGGAGGCCAGGAAGGCATTACCACATCAGCTTCCTCCTTTCTAGGGCAGCAGTTTCCCCAGAGGGTAGGCAGAACGGCCAACAGCgacttaaacaaacaaacacacaacttcA cctGA
- the LOC136712586 gene encoding Golgi apparatus membrane protein TVP23 homolog A isoform X2: protein MKQALVDDTEDVSLDFGAEEEELALRKTKIRHPLATFFHLFFRISAIVTYLFCDWFSKSFVACFVMIIALLSCDFWSVKNVTGRLLVGLRWWNQIDEDGKSHWVFEARKSSPQNKAPSTEAEARIFWLGLIVCPLIWTGFFFSTLFSLKLKWLALVIAGISLQAANLYGYIRCKVGGQEGITTSASSFLGQQFPQRPDIIFGVL, encoded by the exons ATGAAGCAG GCACTGGTCGACGACACGGAGGATGTCTCTCTAGATTTCGGAGCCGAAGAAGAGGAGCTCGCTTTAAGGAAAACCAAAATAAG ACATCCTCTGGCAACGTTTTTCCACCTGTTTTTCCGAATAAGCGCCATTGTTACCTACCTGTTCTGTGACTGGTTCAGCAAGAGCTTCGTGGCCTGTTTCGTGATGATCATTGCCCTGCTGTCCTGTGACTTCTGGTCAGTTAAG AACGTAACCGGGAGACTCCTGGTGGGACTGCGATGGTGGAATCAGATTGACGAGGATGGGAAGAGCCACTGGGTGTTCGAAGCAAGAAAG TCGTCCCCTCAGAACAAGGCCCCCTCCACGGAGGCAGAGGCTCGAATCTTCTGGCTGGGCCTCATCGTCTGTCCGCTCATCTGGACCGGCTTCTTTTTCAGCACGCTCTTCTCCTTGAAGCTGAAATGGCTG GCTCTGGTCATTGCGGGGATCTCTCTTCAGGCTGCCAATCTCTACGGCTATATCCGCTGTAAGGTTGGAGGCCAGGAAGGCATTACCACATCAGCTTCCTCCTTTCTAGGGCAGCAGTTTCCCCAGAGG cctGACATCATTTTTGGAGTGCTATGA